The Streptomonospora litoralis genome window below encodes:
- the serB gene encoding phosphoserine phosphatase SerB has protein sequence MNDHTTLLVTVTGRDRPGVSARLLSTLSVFPVILVDLEQVVVGGRLVLSALLSVDDGVAPGVSHDRVFTEIRSAVDKTCIDLDMDVEFSNGNGRVGAASAEQLHVTVLADPLRPGALGAIASCVARAGANIERIERLASYPVTSIELDISGAEPERLRGDLSMEAATQGVDVALQPNGLHRRAKHLIVMDVDSTLIQGEVIELLAEHAGCAEEVARVTEEAMRGELDFEDSLRRRVALLKGLDASAVDAVREQLVLAPGARTLIRTLKRLGYECAIVSGGFAQVTDALVERLGIDYSMANTLEIVDGKFTGELVGPIVDRKGKAEALRRFAREAEVPLNQTVAIGDGANDLDMLQAAGLGVAFNAKPVVREQADTAVNVPYLDTIVYLLGISREEVEAADRNGDLDEAPD, from the coding sequence ATGAATGATCACACCACCCTCCTGGTAACGGTGACCGGTCGCGACCGCCCTGGTGTCAGCGCGCGGTTGCTCAGCACCCTGTCCGTGTTCCCGGTGATCCTCGTCGACCTCGAACAGGTCGTCGTGGGGGGCCGCCTCGTTCTCAGCGCACTACTCTCCGTCGACGACGGCGTCGCCCCCGGAGTGAGCCACGACCGCGTATTCACCGAAATCCGCAGCGCCGTGGACAAAACCTGCATCGACCTCGATATGGACGTCGAGTTCTCCAACGGCAACGGCCGCGTCGGCGCCGCGTCCGCCGAACAGCTGCATGTGACCGTACTGGCCGACCCGCTGCGCCCCGGCGCCCTCGGCGCGATCGCCTCCTGCGTCGCGCGCGCCGGAGCCAACATCGAGCGCATCGAGCGGCTCGCGAGCTATCCCGTCACGTCGATCGAGCTGGACATCTCCGGCGCCGAACCCGAGCGGCTGCGCGGCGATCTGTCCATGGAGGCCGCGACACAGGGTGTCGACGTCGCGCTGCAGCCCAACGGCCTGCACCGCCGCGCCAAGCACCTGATCGTCATGGACGTCGACTCCACGCTGATCCAGGGCGAGGTGATCGAGCTCCTCGCCGAGCACGCCGGCTGCGCCGAGGAGGTCGCCCGCGTAACCGAGGAGGCCATGCGCGGCGAGCTCGACTTCGAGGACTCCCTGCGCCGCCGCGTCGCCCTACTCAAGGGGCTCGACGCCTCCGCGGTCGACGCGGTGCGCGAACAGCTGGTACTCGCTCCGGGCGCCCGCACGCTGATCCGCACGCTCAAGCGGCTGGGCTACGAGTGCGCGATCGTCAGCGGAGGTTTCGCGCAGGTCACCGACGCGCTGGTGGAGCGCCTGGGGATCGACTACTCGATGGCCAACACCTTGGAGATCGTCGACGGCAAGTTCACCGGCGAACTGGTGGGCCCCATCGTCGACCGCAAGGGCAAGGCCGAGGCCCTGCGCCGCTTCGCCCGCGAGGCGGAGGTCCCCCTGAACCAGACCGTGGCCATCGGCGACGGAGCCAACGACCTGGACATGCTCCAAGCCGCTGGACTGGGGGTGGCGTTCAACGCCAAGCCGGTGGTGCGCGAGCAGGCCGACACCGCTGTGAACGTGCCCTACTTGGACACCATCGTCTACCTGCTGGGCATTTCCCGCGAGGAGGTAGAGGCGGCCGACCGCAACGGCGACCTCGACGAGGCGCCGGACTGA
- a CDS encoding DUF1707 SHOCT-like domain-containing protein, whose translation MEPEHIRASDADRDRVSQRLREAVAEGRLTQNEHEERIDALYRAKTVGELAEITHDLPAQRDPDDPDAAAAGMSVSTEEARRMAAQSVGRENIVAVFGGAERKGRWLVEPRTNVSVLCGGVELDLREAVLSQREVTIQCAVVLGGLEIIVPHGVRVVNNTAGILGGTSLHGTDAVTDPNHPVIRLTGTCMLGGVEVKAKRPKRKRKKDR comes from the coding sequence ATGGAACCCGAACACATCCGCGCCTCCGATGCCGACCGCGACCGCGTGTCACAGCGGCTGCGCGAGGCGGTCGCCGAAGGGCGGCTGACGCAGAACGAGCACGAGGAGCGGATCGACGCCCTCTACCGGGCCAAGACCGTCGGCGAACTGGCCGAAATCACGCACGATCTCCCCGCGCAGCGGGACCCCGACGACCCCGACGCGGCGGCCGCGGGGATGTCCGTCTCCACCGAGGAGGCGCGGCGGATGGCGGCGCAGAGCGTCGGCCGGGAGAACATCGTCGCGGTGTTCGGCGGCGCGGAGCGCAAGGGCCGCTGGCTGGTCGAGCCGCGCACCAACGTCTCAGTGCTGTGCGGCGGGGTCGAGCTGGACCTGCGCGAGGCCGTGCTGTCGCAGCGGGAGGTCACCATCCAGTGCGCCGTCGTCCTGGGCGGACTGGAGATCATCGTCCCGCACGGGGTGCGTGTGGTGAACAACACAGCAGGAATCCTCGGCGGCACCAGCCTCCACGGAACCGACGCGGTCACCGACCCGAATCATCCCGTTATCAGGCTTACGGGTACGTGCATGCTGGGGGGCGTGGAGGTCAAGGCGAAGCGGCCCAAGCGCAAGCGCAAGAAGGACCGGTAA
- a CDS encoding DUF1707 SHOCT-like domain-containing protein, with protein MNDTAMTHAGLRASDADRDRDRVADALADALSEGRLSHEEHAERMDAAYAARTLGELSPLTADLPAGAADLGDDSGLVRSPDGTENIRAVLGTATRKGRWLVEPRTNASVLLGSAVLDMREAVLSQREVTVQTALVLGSLEVVVPPGVRVVNRICDVLGAVNADTGPGTEPNPPTVVITGSSWLSAVEVKTKEPKAVERKRRRD; from the coding sequence ATGAACGACACGGCCATGACCCACGCCGGCCTGCGGGCCTCCGACGCCGACCGCGACCGCGACCGCGTCGCCGACGCCCTCGCCGACGCCCTGAGCGAGGGACGGCTGAGCCACGAGGAGCACGCCGAGCGCATGGACGCGGCCTACGCGGCGCGGACCCTGGGCGAGCTCTCCCCGTTGACCGCGGACCTGCCTGCCGGGGCCGCCGACCTCGGCGACGACAGCGGGCTGGTGCGCTCGCCCGACGGCACCGAGAACATCCGCGCGGTGCTCGGTACGGCGACGCGCAAGGGCCGCTGGCTGGTCGAGCCGCGCACCAACGCCTCCGTGCTGCTGGGCAGCGCCGTGCTGGACATGCGGGAGGCCGTGCTCTCCCAGCGCGAGGTGACCGTGCAGACAGCCCTCGTCCTGGGCTCGCTGGAGGTCGTCGTGCCGCCGGGCGTGCGCGTCGTCAACCGCATCTGCGACGTGCTGGGCGCCGTCAACGCCGACACCGGGCCGGGAACGGAGCCGAACCCGCCTACCGTGGTGATCACGGGCTCGTCCTGGCTCTCCGCGGTCGAGGTGAAGACCAAGGAGCCCAAGGCGGTCGAACGCAAGCGCCGCCGCGACTGA